The following are encoded in a window of Epilithonimonas zeae genomic DNA:
- a CDS encoding nucleoid-associated protein, whose product MFSKITVHRVGNKINGESLTLSQEELQLEDEMKELLGNYFINAFKSEEQFQFYSDSYLVNNPVYSAVSEIFEDKSKFQWESENIAKHLYEAAENPRVQAGEMFLVYFEGEVFESADGKSEKTDSIGIFKTEKREGFLKINPQDESFEIERDFGISLSKIDKAALIYNSEKESGYVLSVIDNNKNGDIYYWFEDFLKVKQRDNEYFYTQETLSVYKDFITQKLPEEFEVSKADQADFLNKSINFFKDKEEFKYDDFVKEVLVDDSVIESFSNFKSDYEQDMQIAIAEDFPINNQAVKKQQRHFKSIIKLDKNFHIYIHGDRDKLETGQDDKGKYYRLYFDEEK is encoded by the coding sequence ATGTTTTCAAAAATTACAGTTCACAGAGTCGGGAATAAAATCAATGGAGAATCTTTAACGCTTTCTCAGGAAGAGCTTCAGTTGGAAGATGAGATGAAAGAATTGCTGGGAAATTATTTCATCAATGCTTTCAAATCTGAGGAGCAGTTTCAGTTTTACAGTGATTCTTATTTGGTTAATAATCCTGTTTACAGTGCTGTGTCGGAGATTTTTGAAGATAAATCCAAATTCCAGTGGGAATCTGAAAACATTGCCAAACATCTTTACGAAGCAGCTGAAAATCCGAGAGTTCAGGCAGGTGAGATGTTCCTGGTTTACTTTGAAGGCGAAGTTTTTGAGTCTGCAGATGGCAAAAGTGAGAAGACGGATTCTATCGGGATTTTCAAAACCGAAAAGAGAGAAGGTTTTCTGAAAATCAATCCTCAGGACGAATCTTTTGAAATCGAAAGAGATTTTGGAATCAGTTTGTCAAAAATTGATAAAGCGGCTTTGATTTATAACAGCGAAAAAGAAAGTGGCTACGTTTTATCAGTGATAGATAACAACAAAAACGGCGACATCTATTATTGGTTTGAGGATTTCCTAAAAGTAAAACAACGCGACAATGAGTACTTCTACACGCAGGAAACTTTGTCTGTTTACAAAGATTTCATTACCCAAAAATTACCTGAGGAATTTGAGGTTTCTAAGGCTGACCAAGCCGACTTCTTGAATAAATCTATCAATTTCTTCAAAGATAAAGAAGAGTTCAAATACGATGATTTTGTCAAAGAAGTTTTGGTAGATGACAGTGTGATCGAAAGTTTTTCTAACTTCAAATCCGACTATGAGCAGGATATGCAGATTGCGATTGCAGAAGATTTTCCTATTAACAATCAGGCGGTTAAAAAGCAGCAGAGACATTTCAAATCCATCATCAAACTCGATAAAAATTTCCACATTTACATCCACGGCGACCGAGACAAATTAGAAACCGGACAGGATGATAAAGGGAAATATTACCGTTTATACTTCGATGAAGAGAAATAG
- a CDS encoding serine hydrolase domain-containing protein, producing the protein MKKILVMTFGFLYSALHFGQTNESAISKNVDQFVNEQMKNLKIPGMAVAVVKNGKVIKKTVYGFANLDWKNKVTEHTNFQIASCTKLLTSTLLLKTMYDKKINLEDSVSKYIKDCPKEWMAIKIVNLINHSSGIADYYESDVYLPTEKIVEAVKKLPLIFKTGSKQQYGQSDFMVLSYIFEQIYNKPFVQILKDEVSMPLKMNDGAFDMEYKVNGQFLRTDIIPEKITTYYDLNGKMKAYKYLYPQYTYPAGGYFASIDDMTNWAIGLDNEIQFPNSFSENYIYKTDQIDGKDADFSKVGWVVGKENVLYAGHSGGPGLSDILRFPKEGYTIIVLSNDGELLPTFSRAIASFYIKELSSKLKIEKFERD; encoded by the coding sequence ATGAAAAAAATACTCGTGATGACATTCGGCTTTCTTTATTCAGCTTTACATTTCGGGCAAACTAATGAGAGTGCCATCAGCAAAAATGTGGACCAGTTTGTGAACGAGCAGATGAAAAATTTGAAAATTCCGGGAATGGCTGTGGCTGTTGTCAAAAATGGAAAAGTCATTAAGAAAACGGTTTACGGTTTTGCAAATCTCGACTGGAAAAATAAAGTCACGGAACACACCAATTTCCAAATAGCTTCCTGCACTAAACTGCTGACATCTACGCTACTTTTGAAAACGATGTATGACAAGAAAATCAATCTGGAAGATTCTGTTTCGAAATATATCAAAGATTGTCCAAAAGAATGGATGGCTATTAAAATTGTAAACCTGATTAATCATTCCAGTGGAATTGCGGATTATTACGAAAGTGATGTCTATCTGCCCACCGAAAAAATTGTCGAGGCTGTTAAAAAACTGCCACTGATTTTCAAGACCGGTTCCAAACAGCAGTACGGGCAGTCGGATTTTATGGTGTTGTCTTATATTTTTGAACAGATTTATAACAAACCTTTTGTTCAGATTTTGAAGGATGAAGTGTCAATGCCTCTAAAAATGAATGATGGTGCTTTCGATATGGAATACAAAGTGAATGGTCAGTTTTTGCGAACCGATATCATCCCGGAAAAAATCACTACTTATTATGACCTTAATGGAAAAATGAAGGCCTATAAATATCTGTATCCTCAATACACTTATCCGGCAGGAGGCTATTTTGCATCGATTGATGATATGACAAACTGGGCCATCGGTTTGGACAACGAGATCCAATTTCCAAATTCTTTTTCTGAAAATTATATTTACAAAACAGACCAAATCGATGGTAAAGATGCTGATTTTTCAAAAGTTGGCTGGGTTGTCGGCAAAGAAAATGTCTTGTATGCCGGTCACAGTGGCGGGCCGGGATTGTCTGATATTTTGAGGTTTCCGAAGGAAGGCTACACCATCATTGTTTTGTCTAATGATGGCGAACTTTTGCCAACATTTTCACGGGCAATTGCTTCTTTTTATATTAAAGAGCTTAGTTCGAAATTGAAGATAGAAAAATTTGAGAGGGACTAG
- a CDS encoding thioredoxin family protein, with the protein MKISKILVLFALFVIQMNFAQEKADVVLNKALSQAKAENKNVLLIFHASWCGWCKLMEKNMNLPTTQPLFDKNYVTAYIDVQERGEKKNLENPGGQELMNKYKGETAGLPFWLMINPKGEILADSFDDKCENIGSPASKEEVAFFLAKLEKTSHLNKTELQTVQQVFVKKN; encoded by the coding sequence ATGAAAATTTCAAAAATTCTGGTGCTCTTCGCATTGTTTGTAATCCAAATGAATTTCGCTCAGGAAAAAGCAGATGTAGTCCTGAATAAAGCCTTAAGCCAAGCTAAAGCAGAGAATAAAAATGTCCTTTTGATATTCCACGCTTCCTGGTGTGGCTGGTGCAAGCTGATGGAAAAGAATATGAATCTGCCGACAACACAACCACTTTTTGATAAGAATTATGTGACGGCTTATATTGATGTTCAGGAACGTGGCGAGAAGAAAAATTTAGAAAATCCCGGTGGGCAGGAATTAATGAATAAATATAAAGGAGAAACGGCAGGGCTTCCTTTTTGGCTGATGATAAATCCTAAAGGTGAAATTTTGGCCGATTCTTTTGATGATAAATGTGAAAATATCGGTTCGCCTGCATCCAAAGAAGAGGTTGCTTTTTTCTTAGCAAAGCTTGAGAAAACATCTCATCTCAACAAGACTGAACTTCAAACTGTACAACAGGTTTTTGTAAAGAAAAATTAA